The following nucleotide sequence is from bacterium.
CGTAGAAAACGCGGCGGCCCGCGGAGGGGCCGCCCTACATCATCGCAAGCGGCGGGGATTAAAATCCCCGCCCTACATTCAGGCGCATGGCGATGGATAAAAAAAACGGGCGGGTGTGGGCACACGCCCCAACGGCGCGGACCCCGAGCGGCGTAAAAAAGGGGACGCCGGGCGTCCCCTCGTCACTGCACATGATAAGGCGGCTACTCCGCCCTCTCCTCGGCGGGATCGAACAGCTCGTCGGGGTTCCGGGCCTCGAGGCTTTTCTCCTGCAGGATTTCGTTGAGGGCGACCACCGTTGACTTCTCCGGACGCGGGACCCCGTAACGCAGCCTGGCGACGTTTATTTCGCGGGCCAGCTTGGCCACCTTCATGACCAGATCGTAGCGGTCCTTCG
It contains:
- the rpoZ gene encoding DNA-directed RNA polymerase subunit omega, whose amino-acid sequence is MVENVYEPEAEGLIEEEPKPMRLQARSTDLFNFYQISIEELISKAKDRYDLVMKVAKLAREINVARLRYGVPRPEKSTVVALNEILQEKSLEARNPDELFDPAEERAE